In Arvicola amphibius chromosome 1, mArvAmp1.2, whole genome shotgun sequence, one DNA window encodes the following:
- the Cd19 gene encoding B-lymphocyte antigen CD19 encodes MPSPLPLSFLLFLTLVGGRTPKPVQVEIEEGGNLVLPCLSDPPPVSSEKLAWYRGNQSTPFLELSLGSPGLGLHVGPLGILLVIVNVSDHMGGFYLCQKRPSFKDTWQPAWTVNVKDSGELFRWNASNIEDLKCGLRNRSSGSQSPASDSRNKSLLYVWAKGRPEVVGTEPVCAPRRVSLNQSLINQDLTVAPGSTVWLSCGVPPVPVTRGSISWAHVHPSRSNVPLLNLSLGEEPLNREMWVWGPHLSLPQATALDEGTYYCLHRGLTIKMHVKVIARSVWTWLLDTGRWKIPVVTIVYLIFCLVSLVAFLYLRRVLIQRRKRKRMTDPARRFFKVTPPSGNGTQNQYGNVLSLPTSTSGSAHQRWAAGLGSISRSFGNPRIEVQDTGAQSHESGLEEGEAYEEPDSEEGSEFYENDSNLGQDQLSQDGSGYENPEDEPIGPEEEDSFSNAESYENADEELAQPVGRTMDFLSPHGSAWDPSREASSLGSQSYEDMRGILYAAPQLRSIRSGPSHEEDADSYENMDKSDDPEPAWGGEDHMGTWNTR; translated from the exons ATGccatctcctctccccctctccttccttctcttccttaccCTTGTAGGAGGCAGGACCCCGAAGCCGGTACAGGTGGAGATAGAAG AGGGAGGCAATCTTGTGCTGCCGTGCCTCTCGGACCCCCCACCTGTCTCTTCTGAGAAGCTGGCCTGGTATCGAGGAAATCAGTCTACACCCTTCTTGGAGCTGAGCCTAGGGTCCCCAGGCCTGGGCCTGCATGTGGGGCCCCTGGGCATCTTGCTAGTCATTGTCAATGTCTCGGACCATATGGGGGGCTTCTACCTGTGCCAGAAGAGGCCCTCTTTCAAGGATACCTGGCAGCCCGCCTGGACGGTGAACGTGAAAGATAGTG GGGAGCTGTTCCGCTGGAATGCTTCAAATATAGAGGACCTGAAATGTGGCCTGAGGAACAGGTCCTCAGGGAGCCAAAGCCCCGCTTCTGATTCCCGCAACAAATCCCTGCTGTACGTGTGGGCGAAAGGCCGTCCTGAGGTCGTGGGGACAGAGCCTGTATGTGCCCCACGGAGGGTTAGTCTGAATCAGAGTCTAATCAACCAAG ATCTCACTGTAGCCCCTGGCTCCACAGTTTGGCTCTCCTGTGGGGTACCCCCTGTCCCAGTGACAAGAGGTTCCATCTCCTGGGCCCATGTACATCCTAGCAGGTCTAATGTTCCATTACTAAACCTAAGCCTTGGGGAAGAGCCCCTGAACAGAGAGATGTGGGTTTGGGGGCCTCATCTGTCACTGCCTCAAGCCACAGCTTTAGACGAAGGTACCTATTATTGTCTCCACCGAGGCCTGACCATCAAGATGCATGTGAAGGTCATTGCAAGGTCAG TGTGGACCTGGCTGTTGGATACTGGTAGATGGAAGATTCCAGTTGTGACTATAGTATATCTCATTTTCTGTCTGGTTTCTCTGGTGGCTTTTCTCTATCTTCGAAGAG TCCTTatccagaggaggaaaagaaagcgAATGACGGACCCTGCCAGGAG aTTCTTCAAAGTGACGCCTCCCTCAGGAAACGGGACTCAGAACCAGTACGGGAATGTGCTCTCCCTTCCTACATCCACCTCTGGCTCGG CCCATCAGCGTTGGGCTGCTGGCCTAGGGAGTATCAGCAGGTCCTTTGGAAATCCACGCATTGAAGTCCAGGACACTGGGGCTCAGAGCCATGAATCAG GGCTGGAAGAAGGGGAGGCCTATGAAGAGCCGGACAGCGAGGAGGGCTCAGAGTTCTACGAGAACGATTCCAACCTTGGGCAGGACCAGCTTTCTCAGG ATGGTAGTGGCTATGAGAACCCTGAGGATGAGCCCATAGGTCCAGAGGAAGAAGACTCCTTCTCTAACG CTGAGTCTTACGAAAACGCAGATGAGGAGCTGGCCCAACCAGTCGGCAGGAcaatgg ACTTCCTGAGCCCCCACGGATCTGCCTGGGACCCCAGCCGGGAAGCATCCTCACTTG GGTCCCAGTCCTACGAGGATATGAGAGGGATTCTGTATGCAGCTCCCCAGCTCCGATCGATTCGGTCTGGTCCCAGTCATGAGGAAG ATGCAGACTCTTATGAAAATATGGACAAGTCTGATGATCCAGAACCAGCATGGGGAGGAGAGGACCACATGGGGACTTGGAATACCAGATGA